One window from the genome of Cryobacterium sp. GrIS_2_6 encodes:
- the ccsB gene encoding c-type cytochrome biogenesis protein CcsB, producing the protein MAVYALAFISFAFDLAKRSAAVRTADEAAGLAALAAVPVGVGAVNGVQPAGRAATLDPGKPAGKAGAAASAGTIINRISARIANDAATPYGRSKSLRIGVSLTVLAWAIHLMADVLRGFAAGRVPWANMYEFAMTGTLLIVTVFLIVLTRADLRFLGTFVTGMVLVLLGIAALRFYVEVAPLPPALQSAWLVIHVFVASLGTGFFALGFALSVVQLLQFRREALVATAGRVRLRFLATLPSAATLENLAYRVHIIGFILWTFTLMAGSIWAEKAWGRYWGWDTKEVWTFIIWTIYAGYIHARATRGWRGSRSAWLAIVGFSAVMFNFGVVNVFFKGLHAYSGL; encoded by the coding sequence ATGGCCGTCTATGCGCTCGCCTTCATTTCCTTCGCCTTCGACCTGGCCAAGCGCTCCGCGGCCGTCAGGACGGCGGACGAGGCGGCGGGCCTCGCGGCACTCGCCGCCGTTCCGGTCGGCGTCGGCGCGGTCAACGGGGTGCAACCGGCGGGCAGGGCCGCGACCCTCGATCCGGGGAAGCCTGCGGGCAAGGCCGGAGCCGCGGCATCCGCCGGAACGATCATCAACCGGATCAGCGCCCGCATCGCCAACGACGCCGCCACCCCGTACGGCCGCTCGAAGAGCCTGCGGATCGGCGTCTCACTCACCGTTCTGGCCTGGGCGATCCACCTGATGGCCGACGTGCTGCGCGGCTTCGCCGCCGGGCGGGTGCCGTGGGCCAACATGTACGAGTTCGCGATGACGGGCACCCTGCTCATTGTGACCGTGTTCCTGATCGTGCTCACCCGAGCGGACCTGCGCTTCCTCGGCACCTTCGTGACCGGCATGGTGCTCGTGCTGCTCGGCATCGCGGCGCTGCGCTTCTACGTCGAGGTCGCCCCCCTGCCGCCGGCGCTCCAGTCGGCATGGCTCGTGATCCACGTCTTCGTCGCCTCGCTCGGAACCGGGTTCTTCGCGCTCGGCTTCGCGCTCTCCGTGGTGCAACTGCTGCAGTTCCGGCGGGAGGCGCTCGTCGCGACCGCCGGCCGGGTGCGCCTCCGCTTCCTCGCGACGCTGCCCTCGGCTGCGACGCTCGAGAACCTGGCGTACCGGGTGCACATCATCGGCTTCATCCTCTGGACGTTCACCCTGATGGCCGGGTCGATCTGGGCAGAAAAGGCCTGGGGCCGGTACTGGGGCTGGGACACCAAGGAGGTCTGGACCTTCATCATCTGGACCATCTACGCCGGCTACATCCACGCCAGGGCGACCCGCGGCTGGCGTGGCTCCCGGTCGGCGTGGCTCGCGATCGTCGGTTTCAGCGCCGTGATGTTCAACTTCGGCGTCGTGAATGTCTTCTTCAAGGGACTGCACGCGTACTCGGGCCTCTAG
- a CDS encoding ISL3 family transposase, translating to MQNSTLWRTLLGVDKTIVEAVDLDADTGMLVASVRPTASMRNRCGACRKRCPRYDAGDGRRRWRSLDAGSVQIHLEAAAPRVSCRVHGVTVAAVPWARHQSGHTLFFDDQVAWLATQTSKSAITVLMRIAWRTVGAIITRVWADTEKQFDQFAGLTRIGIDEISYKRGHKYLTCVVDHDSGRLVWAAPGQDKATLETFFDALGPERSALITHVSADGAAWIASVVAERAPNAVRCADPFHVVKWATEALDEVRRGAWNEARKAARHNDARRTRGRPPADAPARPDSARATGIKNCRYALWKNPENLTEKQQTKLAWIVQTDPRLARAYYLKEGLRVIFKLPLEEATEALDKWVGWARRCRIPSFVKLQKSIVKHRTAILASIEHSLSNGRVESMNTKIRLMTRIAFGFKSPEALIALAMLSLGGHKPVLPGRD from the coding sequence GTGCAAAACTCAACACTATGGCGGACTCTGCTCGGAGTCGACAAAACCATCGTCGAAGCGGTCGATCTCGACGCGGATACGGGCATGCTGGTCGCGTCGGTGCGCCCAACGGCATCGATGCGGAACCGGTGCGGGGCCTGCCGGAAGCGCTGCCCGCGCTACGACGCCGGTGACGGGCGGCGCCGCTGGCGATCCCTGGACGCCGGCTCGGTGCAAATCCACTTAGAAGCTGCGGCGCCGCGGGTGAGCTGCCGGGTGCATGGCGTGACGGTCGCCGCCGTGCCGTGGGCCCGGCATCAGAGCGGGCACACTTTGTTCTTCGATGACCAGGTCGCGTGGCTGGCCACGCAAACATCCAAGTCCGCCATCACCGTGCTGATGCGCATCGCGTGGCGCACCGTGGGCGCGATCATCACCCGGGTTTGGGCAGATACGGAGAAGCAGTTCGACCAGTTCGCGGGCCTCACCCGGATCGGGATTGACGAGATCAGTTACAAGCGCGGCCACAAGTACTTGACCTGCGTCGTGGACCACGATTCTGGCCGTCTCGTCTGGGCGGCACCAGGCCAGGACAAGGCCACCCTCGAGACGTTTTTTGATGCGTTGGGGCCGGAGCGTTCGGCACTGATCACGCATGTTTCCGCGGACGGTGCGGCCTGGATCGCCAGTGTTGTCGCGGAACGAGCGCCGAACGCTGTTCGCTGCGCTGATCCGTTCCACGTCGTGAAATGGGCCACCGAGGCCCTCGATGAAGTCCGCCGGGGCGCGTGGAACGAGGCCCGCAAAGCCGCCCGGCACAACGATGCCCGACGCACTCGCGGCCGGCCCCCAGCCGACGCCCCGGCACGCCCAGACAGCGCCCGGGCGACGGGCATCAAGAACTGCCGATACGCGCTTTGGAAGAACCCGGAAAACCTGACCGAGAAGCAACAAACGAAGCTCGCCTGGATCGTGCAGACCGACCCCCGGCTGGCTCGGGCGTACTACCTGAAGGAAGGCCTCCGTGTGATCTTCAAACTGCCTCTCGAGGAAGCGACCGAAGCTCTCGACAAATGGGTTGGTTGGGCTCGCCGCTGCCGCATCCCGTCCTTCGTGAAACTGCAGAAGAGCATCGTGAAACACCGCACCGCGATCCTGGCCTCCATCGAGCACAGCCTCTCCAACGGCCGCGTCGAATCCATGAACACCAAGATCCGCCTCATGACCCGCATCGCGTTCGGCTTCAAATCACCCGAGGCCCTCATCGCCCTCGCAATGCTCAGCCTCGGCGGGCACAAACCCGTGCTTCCCGGCCGGGACTAA